From one Solanum lycopersicum chromosome 12, SLM_r2.1 genomic stretch:
- the LOC101263677 gene encoding protein trichome birefringence-like 31, whose product MTTQPPQDRKIFFLFPLALISLFLLGTLRFLLDNLKNNQIQILRQNKFLRVPINVSENEIIEENCNVFEGKWVWDNVTYPLYKEETCPYLVKQVTCQRNGRPDSFYQNWRWQPHGCNLPRFNPLKMLEMLRDKRIMFIGDSIQRGMFESMVCLVHSVIADVDHPIERVPPRKIFRIEEFNASIEYYWAPFMVESISDHATNHTVMKRLVKLDSVEKHRKLWEGVDVLVFESYVWWMHKPFINATYGSTENVQEYNVTTAYKLALETWGRWIESNINPQRQKVFFATMSPTHLWNWEWKGGIDGNCFNETQPIEGPYWGTGSNLEIMAILKDVIEKLEVDVRLLNITQLSEYRKDGHTSVFGERRGKLLTKEERSEPKTYADCIHWCLPGVPDTWNQLLYAILLQDYRNH is encoded by the exons ATGACAACCCAACCCCCACAAGATCGTaaaatctttttcctttttcctcttGCATTaatctctctttttcttcttggaACTCTTAGATTTTTACTAGATAACTTGAAAAATAACCAAATCCAAATTCTACGGCAAAATAAGTTTCTTAGGGTACCAATAAATGTTTCAGAAAATGAAATCATTGAAGAAAATTGCAATGTATTTGAAGGAAAATGGGTTTGGGACAATGTAACATATCCACTTTATAAAGAAGAAACTTGTCCTTATTTAGTTAAACAAGTTACTTGTCAAAGAAATGGAAGACCTGATTCTTTTTATCAGAATTGGAGATGGCAGCCTCATGGTTGCAACTTACCAAG GTTCAATCCTTTGAaaatgctggagatgttgagaGATAAAAGGATCATGTTTATCGGAGACTCTATACAGAGAGGCATGTTTGAGTCAATGGTTTGTCTTGTTCATTCAGTAATCGCGGATGTTGATCATCCCATTGAAAGAGTTCCTCCCAGAAAGATTTTCAGAATTGAG GAGTTTAACGCGTCGATTGAGTATTACTGGGCTCCTTTCATGGTTGAATCTATATCAGATCATGCAACTAATCATACTGTAATGAAGCGGCTAGTTAAGCTTGACTCTGTAGAGAAGCATCGCAAACTCTGGGAAGGAGTTGATGTTTTGGTTTTTGAAAGCTATGTGTGGTGGATGCATAAACCTTTCATTAATGCAAC ATACGGATCTACTGAAAACGTTCAAGAATATAACGTAACAACAGCATATAAATTGGCGTTGGAAACCTGGGGAAGATGGATAGAGTCGAATATTAATCCTCAAAGGCAAAAGGTTTTCTTCGCGACAATGTCCCCAACACATTTATG GAACTGGGAATGGAAAGGTGGGATTGATGGGAACTGTTTTAACGAGACGCAACCAATAGAAGGACCCTACTGGGGAACAGGTTCAAATCTTGAAATCATGGCGATTTTGAAAGATGTAATTGAGAAACTGGAAGTTGATGTGCGTTTGCTGAATATTACTCAGTTGTCTGAGTACAGAAAAGATGGCCACACTTCAGTTTTTGGTGAAAGGAGAGGTAAATTATTGACTAAAGAAGAAAGATCAGAGCCAAAGACATATGCTGATTGTATTCATTGGTGCTTACCAGGAGTACCTGATACTTGGAATCAGTTATTGTATGCAATTTTACTGCAAGATTACCGTAAtcattga
- the LOC101259124 gene encoding UBP1-associated protein 2C-like has product MDQMKKRKLEDNGVGTDVPVANRLSIEDGRKILESVTPEQMVEILQNAVVRHPDVLDQVREIVDRDPTKRKLFVRGLGWETTTEKIRSIFGTFGELEEAVVILDKNTGKSKGYGFVTFKHVDGALLALKQPSKHVDGRVTVTQLASAGIQGGPGGGSSNNPVDVSLRKIYVSNVPYDMQSERILQHFLMYGEIEEGPLGFDKATGKSKGYALFVYKTAEAAQSSLVDPVKNIDGHQLNCKLAIDGKKKPGVGGPGGAQVQTDGHGDPMGPGQYGAPSGYGGFSGHSSYGGHGHGPNSALGSGNGIGVGGPGGSSYGNQSVGGGYGSGIGGPYGGGSHYGGAGSAGYGGLTGSGYGGAGAVGGAAGGLPGAGSTLGGAGRGSSMYGLPPSSAGMPSGDYPPQGSHYGPLHQPHGLQNQGPGASAAPRVAPGGMYQGMHSYY; this is encoded by the coding sequence ATGGACCAGATGAAGAAGAGGAAGCTTGAGGACAACGGCGTCGGCACTGACGTTCCTGTTGCGAATAGGCTTTCGATCGAAGATGGTCGGAAGATTCTTGAATCTGTTACACCTGAACAAATGGTAGAAATCTTACAAAATGCTGTCGTTCGTCATCCCGACGTGCTTGATCAAGTTCGAGAAATCGTCGATCGTGACCCTACTAAAAGAAAGCTTTTTGTTCGTGGGCTTGGCTGGGAAACTACGACTGAAAAAATCAGGTCAATTTTTGGGACATTCGGTGAGTTAGAAGAAGCTGTTGTTATTCTTGATAAAAATACTGGGAAGAGCAAAGGTTATGGATTTGTTACGTTTAAGCATGTTGATGGAGCTTTACTTGCGTTAAAGCAACCGAGTAAACACGTTGATGGCCGAGTTACGGTTACTCAGCTTGCTTCAGCTGGGATTCAAGGTGGCCCTGGTGGTGGGAGTTCGAATAATCCAGTGGATGTGTCGTTGAGGAAGATTTATGTATCTAATGTGCCGTATGATATGCAATCCGAGAGGATTTTACAGCATTTTTTGATGTATGGGGAGATAGAGGAAGGACCGTTAGGGTTTGATAAGGCCACTGGGAAGTCAAAAGGGTATGCTTTGTTTGTGTACAAGACGGCGGAGGCAGCACAGTCTTCGTTGGTGGATCCTGTTAAGAATATTGATGGGCATCAATTGAACTGTAAGCTGGCTATTGATGGGAAGAAAAAGCCTGGTGTAGGAGGTCCAGGAGGAGCTCAGGTTCAAACAGATGGACATGGTGATCCGATGGGTCCTGGGCAATATGGTGCGCCTAGTGGTTATGGTGGATTTTCAGGTCATTCTTCATATGGCGGGCATGGACATGGTCCCAATTCGGCATTGGGTAGTGGAAATGGTATCGGTGTGGGTGGTCCTGGTGGTTCATCTTATGGGAACCAATCTGTGGGTGGTGGGTACGGTTCAGGGATTGGTGGTCCATATGGTGGGGGGTCTCATTATGGTGGAGCTGGTTCAGCTGGATATGGCGGGTTGACCGGTAGTGGTTATGGCGGTGCTGGGGCAGTGGGAGGTGCTGCTGGTGGATTACCTGGCGCTGGTAGTACATTAGGTGGTGCTGGCCGTGGATCTTCAATGTATGGGTTACCCCCAAGCTCAGCCGGGATGCCCTCGGGAGATTATCCACCACAGGGTTCTCATTACGGTCCTTTACATCAACCTCACGGGCTACAAAACCAAGGCCCTGGGGCATCAGCTGCACCTAGAGTTGCACCTGGGGGTATGTACCAGGGGATGCATTCATATTACTGa